A genomic segment from Dermatobacter hominis encodes:
- a CDS encoding DNA-3-methyladenine glycosylase family protein codes for MPGPSTRPAWSAAAAALAERDAVLAGLHDRHGPPRLPKGPAAQQRFEALASSIAYQQLAGRAAATIWGRVVDAVGRPFTPEAVLDAGPDALRAAGLSGAKTAALLDLALKVHDGTVRLDRIGRLDDDAVVEHLTVVRGIGPWTAHMFLLFDLRRIDVWPVGDYGVRAGLARAHGWDAVPTEKEMRSLGDPYAPYRSVVAWWCWREVDTVTPST; via the coding sequence ATGCCGGGCCCGTCCACGCGGCCGGCCTGGTCCGCCGCGGCCGCGGCGCTGGCCGAGCGCGACGCGGTGCTCGCCGGGCTCCACGACCGGCACGGGCCGCCCCGCCTCCCGAAGGGCCCCGCGGCCCAGCAGCGGTTCGAGGCGCTGGCGTCGTCGATCGCCTACCAGCAGCTCGCCGGCCGGGCCGCGGCGACCATCTGGGGACGCGTCGTCGACGCCGTCGGGCGACCCTTCACCCCCGAGGCGGTGCTCGACGCCGGCCCCGACGCGCTGCGGGCCGCCGGCCTCTCGGGCGCCAAGACCGCGGCGCTGCTCGACCTGGCGCTCAAGGTCCACGACGGCACCGTCCGGCTCGACCGGATCGGCCGGCTCGACGACGACGCCGTCGTCGAGCACCTGACCGTCGTCCGGGGGATCGGCCCGTGGACGGCCCACATGTTCCTCCTGTTCGACCTGCGCCGCATCGACGTGTGGCCGGTCGGCGACTACGGCGTGCGCGCCGGGCTGGCGCGGGCGCACGGCTGGGACGCCGTCCCCACCGAGAAGGAGATGCGTTCGCTCGGCGACCCGTACGCCCCGTACCGGTCCGTCGTGGCGTGGTGGTGCTGGCGCGAGGTCGACACCGTCACGCCGTCGACCTGA
- a CDS encoding AMP-binding protein gives MELNVASITEAVAAAHPDRDCLVFRDRRLTWADVRDRTRRLATVLHDAGLGVRAPFGSGDRWDSVHDHVALYLHNGNEYLEGMVGAWKARGAPFNVNYRYVAEELRYLLDDAATAAIVVHECFTPTLAEVLPTLARPPAVVLQVADGSGHGLLPGAVDYEAALAAVAPAGAEVVLPAELVDGWSGDDLYLCYTAGTTGMPKGAMWRQEDFLVAALGVRRRDGSDFTSMDEIVEAADRSTLRALPAPPLMHGAAHWNALSCWIAGGTVIIQDHPEHLDPDDLLRTVERHRATSLLVVGDPVARPLADALATARAEGRSPDLSSLRHLLSGGAVLSPALKAELLYLVPGLTIVDVLGSTESGRQGVSNVRAGDDAAKGFAPSSTAVVLDEAKVRRLDPGDPEVGWLAQSGRVPLGYLGDPVKTAATFPEVDGVRYAVAGDRARLRADGTIELHGRDSVCINTGGEKVFAEEVETALKTHPAVFDAVVCGRPSARWGQEVVALVHLRDGAEVSDEELRGTAAEHLARYKLPKAVVRLPALVRSPSGKADYRWAQAVAAEHAR, from the coding sequence GTGGAGCTGAACGTCGCGTCGATCACCGAGGCGGTCGCCGCGGCCCACCCGGACCGGGACTGCCTGGTGTTCCGGGACCGGCGGCTGACCTGGGCCGACGTGCGGGACCGCACCCGGCGCCTGGCGACGGTGCTGCACGACGCGGGCCTCGGCGTCCGGGCGCCGTTCGGGTCGGGCGATCGGTGGGACTCGGTCCACGACCACGTGGCGCTCTACCTGCACAACGGCAACGAGTACCTCGAGGGCATGGTCGGGGCGTGGAAGGCCCGCGGCGCGCCGTTCAACGTCAACTACCGCTACGTCGCCGAGGAGCTGCGCTACCTGCTCGACGACGCCGCCACCGCGGCGATCGTCGTGCACGAGTGCTTCACCCCGACGCTCGCCGAGGTGCTGCCCACGTTGGCCCGGCCCCCGGCGGTCGTGCTGCAGGTCGCGGACGGCAGCGGGCACGGCCTGCTGCCCGGGGCGGTCGACTACGAGGCCGCCCTCGCCGCGGTCGCGCCCGCCGGCGCCGAGGTGGTCCTGCCCGCCGAGCTCGTCGACGGCTGGTCGGGCGACGACCTGTACCTCTGCTACACGGCCGGCACGACCGGCATGCCGAAGGGGGCCATGTGGCGCCAGGAGGACTTCCTCGTGGCCGCGCTCGGCGTCCGCAGGCGTGACGGGTCCGACTTCACGTCGATGGACGAGATCGTCGAGGCGGCCGATCGGTCGACGCTCCGGGCCCTGCCCGCTCCCCCGCTGATGCACGGCGCCGCCCACTGGAACGCGCTGTCGTGCTGGATCGCGGGCGGCACGGTGATCATCCAGGACCACCCGGAGCACCTCGATCCCGACGACCTCCTCCGCACCGTCGAGCGGCACCGGGCGACCTCGTTGCTGGTCGTCGGCGACCCCGTCGCCCGTCCGCTGGCCGACGCGCTGGCGACGGCCCGGGCGGAGGGCCGGTCCCCCGACCTGTCGTCGCTGCGCCACCTGCTGTCGGGCGGTGCGGTCCTGTCCCCCGCGCTGAAGGCCGAGCTGCTCTACCTGGTCCCGGGGCTGACGATCGTCGACGTGCTCGGCTCCACGGAGTCCGGGCGCCAGGGCGTGTCCAACGTGCGGGCCGGCGACGACGCCGCGAAGGGCTTCGCCCCGTCGTCGACCGCCGTCGTGCTCGACGAGGCGAAGGTGCGGCGGCTCGATCCCGGCGATCCCGAGGTGGGCTGGCTCGCCCAGTCGGGTCGCGTCCCGCTCGGGTACCTCGGCGACCCGGTCAAGACGGCAGCCACGTTCCCCGAGGTCGACGGCGTGCGGTACGCGGTCGCGGGCGACCGGGCCCGGCTGCGGGCCGACGGGACGATCGAGCTGCACGGCCGCGATTCGGTGTGCATCAACACCGGCGGCGAGAAGGTCTTCGCCGAGGAGGTCGAGACGGCCCTCAAGACCCACCCCGCGGTCTTCGATGCCGTCGTCTGCGGCCGGCCGTCGGCGCGGTGGGGCCAGGAGGTCGTGGCGCTCGTGCACCTCCGCGACGGCGCCGAGGTGTCCGACGAGGAGCTGCGCGGCACCGCGGCCGAGCACCTCGCCCGCTACAAGCTGCCCAAGGCGGTCGTGCGGCTGCCGGCGCTCGTGCGCTCGCCGTCCGGCAAGGCGGACTACCGCTGGGCCCAGGCGGTCGCGGCCGAGCACGCCCGCTGA
- a CDS encoding enoyl-CoA hydratase/isomerase family protein: protein MSDTSPTTVVRLERLAADDDPLDAGVRVLTLDRPERLNAMDGALIDQLHERIAELRTDEGARVVILTGAGRGFCAGLDLFDASPTASASPEGRGPVQRGMDLQQRIATLVPALRGLRIPVIAAVNGPAAGGGLALALASDVRIAGGSARFNVAFVRIGLSGCDIGVSWLLPRLIGASRAWELMLTGRLVDAEEADRIGLVTRVVPDEELLESAVQTARLIAANSPTGVWMTKEVAWSQLEVGSLQAGIDLENRTQIMTSFTEDMAEAATAFIQKRPPQFRNR, encoded by the coding sequence ATGAGCGACACCTCGCCGACCACCGTCGTCCGACTGGAGCGCCTGGCTGCCGACGACGACCCGCTGGACGCCGGCGTCAGGGTGCTGACCCTCGACCGCCCGGAGCGCCTCAACGCGATGGACGGCGCCCTGATCGACCAGCTCCACGAGCGGATCGCCGAGCTCCGGACCGACGAGGGGGCCCGTGTCGTGATCCTGACCGGGGCCGGACGGGGCTTCTGCGCCGGGTTGGATCTCTTCGACGCCTCGCCGACCGCGTCGGCGTCTCCCGAGGGCCGTGGTCCGGTCCAGCGCGGGATGGACCTCCAGCAGCGGATCGCCACCCTGGTCCCGGCCCTCCGAGGGCTCCGGATCCCGGTGATCGCCGCCGTCAACGGCCCCGCCGCGGGCGGCGGGCTCGCCCTGGCGCTCGCCTCCGACGTGCGCATCGCCGGTGGCAGCGCCCGCTTCAACGTCGCCTTCGTGCGGATCGGCCTGTCGGGCTGCGACATCGGTGTGTCCTGGCTGCTGCCCCGGCTGATCGGGGCGTCCCGGGCCTGGGAGCTGATGCTGACCGGCCGCCTGGTGGACGCCGAGGAGGCCGACCGGATCGGCCTGGTCACGAGGGTGGTCCCCGACGAGGAGCTGCTCGAATCGGCTGTCCAGACCGCCCGCCTCATCGCCGCCAACAGCCCGACCGGCGTGTGGATGACCAAGGAGGTGGCGTGGTCCCAGCTCGAGGTCGGCAGCCTCCAGGCCGGCATCGACCTGGAGAACCGGACCCAGATCATGACCTCGTTCACCGAGGACATGGCCGAGGCCGCCACCGCCTTCATCCAGAAGCGCCCTCCGCAGTTCCGGAACCGCTGA